The Hydrogenophaga crocea genome contains a region encoding:
- a CDS encoding adenylate/guanylate cyclase domain-containing protein yields MSDLTIAFVDLTGSTSVFETLGNDRATKAVTKLTQWIGSRGQAHGGTVVKMLGDGVLMAFADNRACVEAMTQIQQEHAKRVQQWPPHLKLLMQVGLARGPVVWVDGDCFGDAVNLASRLSDLAGPEQIFATDTVVQQLEARSGVRSRSLGPIRIKGKVDPCEVFRIEWQLDMQSEFLTMPAALHAVSPREDSDFVGIELAWLDATRTFGADDLPVRIGRVPEAGFVVNDPRVSRMHAQIELRAGNYVLEDLSSYGTWVRFTGSDTLVALRRQEVLLTGDGEIALGAPFSDFSAPTVSFKLVNGRMVLGRNPATA; encoded by the coding sequence ATGTCAGATCTCACGATTGCCTTCGTCGACCTCACCGGCAGCACTTCGGTTTTCGAAACGCTGGGGAACGACCGCGCCACCAAGGCCGTGACCAAGCTCACCCAGTGGATCGGCTCGCGTGGCCAGGCGCACGGCGGCACGGTGGTCAAGATGCTGGGCGACGGTGTGCTCATGGCCTTTGCCGACAACCGCGCGTGCGTCGAGGCCATGACCCAGATCCAGCAGGAGCACGCCAAGCGCGTGCAGCAGTGGCCGCCGCACCTCAAGCTGCTGATGCAGGTGGGCCTGGCGCGCGGTCCGGTGGTGTGGGTCGACGGCGACTGCTTCGGTGACGCGGTGAACCTGGCCTCGCGCCTGAGCGACCTGGCCGGGCCCGAACAGATTTTCGCCACCGACACGGTGGTGCAGCAGCTCGAAGCGCGCTCGGGCGTGCGCAGTCGCAGCCTGGGGCCGATCCGCATCAAGGGCAAGGTCGACCCCTGCGAGGTCTTCCGCATCGAATGGCAGCTCGACATGCAGTCGGAGTTCCTGACCATGCCGGCCGCGCTGCACGCGGTCTCGCCGCGCGAAGACTCCGATTTCGTCGGCATCGAACTCGCCTGGCTCGACGCCACCCGCACGTTCGGCGCCGACGACCTGCCGGTGCGCATCGGCCGCGTGCCCGAGGCGGGCTTCGTGGTGAACGACCCGCGCGTGTCGCGCATGCACGCGCAGATCGAACTGCGCGCGGGCAACTACGTGCTCGAAGACCTGAGCAGCTACGGCACCTGGGTGCGCTTCACCGGCAGCGACACGCTCGTGGCCCTGCGCCGCCAGGAGGTGCTGCTCACCGGCGACGGCGAGATCGCGCTCGGTGCGCCGTTCTCGGACTTCAGCGCGCCCACCGTGAGCTTCAAGCTCGTCAACGGGCGCATGGTGCTCGGCCGCAACCCCGCCACGGCCTGA
- a CDS encoding penicillin acylase family protein: protein MRWIRRVFAALGLLLVVAAASGLWYARQTLPVLDGQLQLSGLSAPVQVRRDASDVTHVLASRSTDAWMALGYVHAQERGWQLAFNRAVMRGTLSSFLGPATLETDKLMRTLGIRQAAVRQLGLLPPEAKAAVEAYSAGINAYFAHTDEARTPEFLLLGVNPREAAAAGGWWDAADSVGWSIMLALDLGGNWGNEFARLSALQVLDTDALWELFPPYPGEPRAASADLGKLYRELGVYRNGAGQKLSAAPEPPAHDLRSRIAQDLRAWTDTFGHSEGKGSNNWVLAGSRTRSGKPLLANDPHLGLSAPAIWYFARLQAPDTPDQKGLDVIGATLPGTPFVVLGRTANAAWGFTNTGPDVQDLYLEQINPDNPGQYRVPSADGQPAWAPFTVRPEVIQVKGQPDVTHLVRHTRHGPVLSDAQALHREVIDTSRFVLSLRWTALEADDGNVLATLEANRAQSVDELLKAFADFQAPMQSVVMADRAGRIAYKAAGRVPVRAHDNGIRGVAPSPGWEARYDWTGWLPYADTPQDDGGARGWVATANQRVHGPDYPHFLTQDWAAPYRMERIAQLLEQTPQHDLASLQRIQGDLYAASTLRLLPFLQKAQSAHPLAAAAQQALQGFDGVMRADAAAPLIYSAWVDEFTRGVVGGRLGEQRFKTLYGKRLFRNAVEGILESDNKAWCGPAGCAQASGAALTRALDRLQTVHSADVARWRWGDAHPAISVHRPMSEVKPLARLFEVRVPTGGDPFTVNVGQYHLDKADAPYANRHAASLRALYDLEDLDRSVFIYQTGQSGNLFSSRYRDMSATWAANEHRPLSLNPSAWKHTLELRP from the coding sequence ATGCGCTGGATCCGCCGAGTATTTGCCGCCCTGGGCCTGTTGCTGGTGGTGGCCGCCGCCTCTGGCCTGTGGTACGCGCGCCAGACCCTGCCGGTGCTGGACGGCCAGCTGCAACTGAGCGGCCTCAGCGCGCCCGTGCAGGTGCGCCGCGACGCGAGCGATGTGACCCATGTGCTGGCCAGCCGCAGCACCGATGCCTGGATGGCGCTGGGCTATGTGCACGCGCAGGAGCGTGGCTGGCAGCTGGCGTTCAACCGCGCGGTCATGCGCGGCACGCTGTCGTCGTTCCTGGGCCCGGCCACGCTGGAGACCGACAAGCTCATGCGCACCCTGGGCATCCGCCAGGCCGCGGTGCGCCAGCTCGGTCTGCTGCCGCCCGAGGCCAAGGCCGCGGTGGAGGCCTACAGCGCGGGCATCAACGCCTATTTCGCCCACACCGACGAAGCGCGCACGCCCGAGTTCCTGCTGCTGGGGGTGAACCCGCGCGAGGCGGCCGCGGCCGGCGGCTGGTGGGACGCAGCCGACAGCGTGGGCTGGTCGATCATGCTGGCGCTCGATCTGGGCGGCAACTGGGGCAACGAGTTCGCGCGCCTGTCCGCGCTGCAGGTGCTCGACACCGATGCGCTGTGGGAGCTGTTCCCGCCGTACCCGGGCGAGCCGCGCGCCGCGTCGGCCGACCTGGGCAAGCTCTACCGCGAACTCGGCGTGTACCGCAATGGCGCGGGGCAGAAGCTGTCGGCCGCGCCCGAGCCGCCCGCGCACGACCTGCGCAGCCGCATCGCCCAGGACCTGCGCGCCTGGACCGACACCTTCGGCCATTCGGAGGGCAAGGGCTCGAACAACTGGGTGCTGGCCGGCTCGCGCACGCGCAGCGGCAAGCCGCTGCTCGCCAACGACCCGCACCTGGGCCTGAGCGCACCCGCCATCTGGTACTTCGCGCGGCTGCAGGCGCCCGATACGCCCGATCAGAAGGGCCTGGACGTGATCGGCGCCACGCTGCCCGGCACGCCCTTCGTGGTGCTGGGGCGCACGGCCAACGCGGCCTGGGGCTTCACCAACACCGGCCCCGACGTGCAGGACCTCTACCTCGAGCAGATCAACCCCGACAACCCGGGCCAGTACCGCGTGCCCTCGGCCGACGGCCAGCCCGCGTGGGCGCCGTTCACGGTGCGGCCCGAGGTGATCCAGGTCAAGGGCCAGCCCGACGTGACGCACCTGGTGCGCCACACGCGCCATGGCCCGGTGCTCAGTGACGCGCAGGCGCTGCACCGCGAGGTGATCGACACCAGCCGCTTCGTGCTGTCGCTGCGCTGGACCGCGCTCGAGGCCGACGACGGCAACGTGCTGGCCACGCTCGAAGCCAACCGGGCGCAGTCGGTGGACGAACTGCTGAAGGCCTTCGCCGACTTCCAGGCGCCCATGCAGAGCGTGGTGATGGCCGACCGCGCGGGCCGCATCGCCTACAAGGCCGCAGGCCGTGTGCCGGTGCGAGCGCACGACAACGGCATCCGTGGCGTGGCGCCGTCGCCGGGCTGGGAGGCGCGCTACGACTGGACCGGCTGGCTGCCCTATGCCGACACGCCGCAGGACGACGGCGGCGCGCGTGGGTGGGTCGCCACCGCCAACCAGCGCGTGCACGGGCCCGACTACCCGCACTTCCTCACGCAGGACTGGGCCGCGCCGTACCGCATGGAGCGCATCGCGCAGTTGCTCGAACAGACGCCGCAGCACGACCTCGCGAGCCTGCAGCGCATCCAGGGCGATCTGTACGCCGCGTCCACGCTGCGCCTGTTGCCCTTCCTGCAGAAGGCGCAAAGCGCCCACCCGCTGGCCGCGGCCGCGCAGCAGGCGCTGCAGGGCTTCGATGGCGTGATGCGCGCGGACGCCGCGGCCCCGCTGATCTACAGCGCCTGGGTCGACGAGTTCACGCGCGGCGTGGTGGGCGGCCGCCTGGGCGAGCAGCGCTTCAAGACCCTGTACGGCAAGCGCCTGTTCCGCAACGCGGTCGAAGGCATCCTGGAATCGGACAACAAGGCCTGGTGCGGCCCGGCGGGCTGTGCCCAGGCCAGCGGCGCCGCGCTCACGCGCGCGCTCGACCGCCTGCAGACCGTGCACAGCGCCGACGTGGCCCGCTGGCGCTGGGGCGACGCCCACCCCGCGATCTCGGTGCACCGGCCGATGTCGGAGGTGAAGCCGCTGGCCAGGCTGTTCGAGGTGCGCGTGCCCACGGGCGGCGACCCGTTCACCGTGAACGTGGGCCAGTACCACCTGGACAAGGCCGACGCGCCCTACGCGAACCGCCACGCCGCGAGCCTGCGCGCGCTCTACGACCTCGAGGACCTGGACCGCTCGGTGTTCATCTACCAGACCGGGCAGAGCGGCAACCTGTTCTCCAGCCGCTACCGCGACATGAGCGCCACCTGGGCCGCCAACGAACACCGGCCGCTGAGCCTGAACCCCTCGGCCTGGAAGCACACGCTCGAACTGCGGCCCTGA
- a CDS encoding ABC transporter ATP-binding protein — MTAAPTPSSSAPLLSVHDIHKRFGQNEVLKGVSLEARAGDVISLIGSSGSGKSTLLRCINLLEKPNAGRIVLGGEELRLKADKHGELQAVDAAQLQRLRTRLAMVFQHFNLWAHMTVLQNIIEAPVHVLGVPREQAVETARKYLERVGLRGVEDRYPAHMSGGQQQRVAIARALAVEPAVMLFDEPTSALDPELVGEVLRVMKLLAEEGRTMVVVTHEMGFAREVSSHLIFLHKGCIEEQGVPTEVLARPKSERLSQFLKGNLK, encoded by the coding sequence ATGACCGCTGCCCCCACCCCGTCTTCCAGCGCGCCGCTGCTTTCGGTGCACGACATCCACAAGCGCTTCGGCCAGAACGAGGTGCTCAAGGGCGTGTCGCTCGAAGCGCGCGCGGGCGACGTCATCAGCCTGATCGGCAGCTCGGGCTCGGGCAAGAGCACGCTGCTGCGTTGCATCAACCTGCTCGAAAAGCCCAACGCGGGCCGCATCGTGCTTGGCGGCGAAGAGCTGCGGCTCAAGGCCGACAAGCACGGCGAGCTGCAGGCGGTCGACGCCGCCCAGCTGCAGCGGCTGCGCACGCGCCTGGCCATGGTGTTCCAGCACTTCAACCTCTGGGCCCACATGACGGTGCTGCAGAACATCATCGAAGCGCCGGTACACGTGCTGGGTGTGCCGCGCGAGCAGGCGGTGGAGACGGCGCGCAAGTACCTCGAACGCGTGGGCCTGCGTGGCGTCGAAGACCGCTACCCCGCGCACATGAGCGGCGGCCAGCAGCAGCGCGTGGCGATCGCCCGCGCGCTCGCGGTGGAGCCGGCCGTGATGCTGTTCGACGAGCCCACCTCGGCGCTCGACCCCGAGCTCGTGGGCGAGGTGCTGCGCGTGATGAAGCTGCTCGCCGAGGAAGGCCGCACCATGGTGGTGGTCACGCACGAGATGGGCTTTGCGCGCGAGGTGTCCTCGCACCTGATCTTCCTGCACAAGGGCTGCATCGAGGAACAGGGCGTGCCCACCGAGGTGCTCGCGCGCCCGAAGAGCGAGCGTCTCTCGCAATTCCTCAAGGGCAACCTGAAGTAG
- a CDS encoding M14 family metallopeptidase codes for MRRTEHPLLSPSLGVQKTLVSFHAGDPAARPKVYLQASLHAEELPGMLVAHHLRTALEQAEREGRMRGQLVLVPAANPIGLAQRLDHKAMGRFEFDTAQNFNRHYPDLAAAVFDTVRERLGPDGAANVALVRQAVTDWLAAWSPKTELESLRRQLLQLAHDADVVLDMHCDWEAVMHLYAEGACWPPLEPLAWLLGCRAVLIARDSGGGPFDECLSGLWWQLAERLQAAGIQHPLPQGCASTTLEFRGEADVAHEHAERDAAALMAYLVHLGVIAGEAPAIPAPSCQPTPLAGSETLTSPVPGVVVYRARPGDVLAAGDLVAEVIDPTAPGASRVHRVTAGVAGVLYATVAERYCVAGGELGKIAGAKPFRTGALLGA; via the coding sequence ATGCGCCGCACCGAACACCCCTTGCTGAGCCCGAGCCTGGGCGTGCAGAAGACCCTGGTGTCGTTCCACGCCGGCGACCCCGCAGCGCGGCCCAAGGTCTACCTGCAGGCCAGCCTGCACGCCGAAGAACTGCCCGGCATGCTGGTGGCCCACCACCTGCGCACCGCACTCGAGCAGGCCGAGCGCGAGGGACGCATGCGCGGCCAGTTGGTGCTGGTGCCCGCGGCCAACCCCATCGGCCTGGCGCAGCGGCTCGACCACAAGGCCATGGGCCGTTTCGAGTTCGACACCGCGCAGAACTTCAACCGCCACTACCCCGACCTCGCGGCCGCGGTGTTCGACACCGTGCGCGAGCGCCTCGGCCCCGACGGCGCGGCCAACGTGGCCCTGGTGCGCCAGGCCGTGACCGACTGGCTCGCCGCCTGGTCGCCCAAGACCGAACTCGAGAGCCTGCGCCGCCAGCTGCTGCAGCTCGCGCACGACGCCGACGTGGTGCTCGACATGCACTGCGACTGGGAAGCCGTGATGCACCTGTACGCCGAAGGTGCGTGCTGGCCGCCGCTGGAGCCGCTGGCCTGGCTGCTGGGCTGCCGGGCCGTGCTGATCGCGCGCGACTCGGGCGGCGGGCCGTTCGACGAATGCCTGTCGGGCCTGTGGTGGCAGCTCGCCGAGCGGCTGCAGGCCGCGGGCATCCAGCACCCCCTGCCCCAGGGCTGCGCGAGCACCACGCTCGAATTCCGCGGCGAGGCCGACGTGGCGCACGAGCACGCCGAGCGCGACGCGGCCGCGCTCATGGCCTACCTCGTGCACCTGGGCGTGATCGCGGGCGAAGCGCCCGCCATCCCGGCGCCGAGCTGCCAGCCCACCCCGCTCGCGGGCTCCGAGACCCTCACCAGCCCCGTGCCCGGCGTGGTGGTGTACCGCGCGCGCCCCGGCGACGTGCTCGCCGCGGGCGATCTCGTGGCCGAGGTGATCGACCCGACCGCGCCCGGCGCCTCGCGCGTGCACCGCGTCACCGCGGGCGTGGCCGGTGTGCTCTACGCCACCGTGGCCGAACGCTACTGCGTGGCCGGGGGCGAGCTGGGCAAGATCGCCGGCGCCAAACCCTTTCGCACCGGCGCCCTGCTCGGCGCCTGA
- a CDS encoding ABC transporter permease, with protein MRWDVIFQAKHLALYAQGAATTLSLLLASLLIGAVLALVFAIALTQGPRPLRWLVGAYTYVIRGTPLLIQVYLIYYGLAQLEWIQARWDAVWPWIYFKDAFFCILLAFSLNTAGYTAEMLAGSIRETAAGEIEAAQAMGMGRWLALRRIVLPSAIRRTLPAYSNEVVMMLHSTSLASAVPAMLDITAAASRIYSDFYLPFEAYLFAAGIYLTITFSLVGLFKLGERRLLAHLAPRTH; from the coding sequence ATGCGCTGGGACGTCATCTTCCAGGCCAAGCACCTCGCGCTGTACGCGCAGGGCGCGGCCACCACGCTGAGCCTGCTGCTGGCCTCGCTGCTCATCGGCGCGGTGCTGGCGCTGGTGTTCGCGATCGCGCTCACGCAGGGGCCGCGGCCGCTGCGCTGGCTGGTCGGGGCCTACACCTACGTGATCCGCGGCACGCCGTTGCTGATCCAGGTCTACCTCATCTACTACGGGCTCGCGCAGCTCGAATGGATCCAGGCGCGCTGGGACGCGGTCTGGCCCTGGATCTACTTCAAGGACGCGTTCTTCTGCATCCTGCTTGCGTTCAGCCTGAACACGGCGGGCTACACCGCCGAAATGCTCGCGGGCTCGATCCGCGAAACCGCGGCCGGCGAGATCGAGGCCGCGCAGGCCATGGGCATGGGCCGATGGCTCGCGCTGCGCCGCATCGTGCTGCCCAGCGCCATCCGCCGCACCCTGCCCGCCTACAGCAACGAGGTGGTCATGATGCTGCACAGCACCAGCCTCGCGAGCGCGGTGCCCGCCATGCTCGACATCACCGCCGCCGCGAGCCGCATCTACTCCGACTTCTACCTGCCCTTCGAGGCCTACCTGTTCGCGGCCGGCATCTACCTCACCATCACTTTCAGCCTGGTGGGGCTGTTCAAGCTGGGCGAACGCCGCCTGCTCGCGCACCTGGCGCCGCGCACGCACTGA
- a CDS encoding ABC transporter permease, with translation MSGYYLLILQGALLTVGVSLASLAVAIVLGLAGAAAKLSGRPPFVVLATVYTTVVRGVPELVLMLLIFYGGTIGLNHLLAAFGSQRSVDINPFLAGVLTIGFIYGAYMTETFRGAILAIPRGQMEAAWAFGMGPLRTFLRITLPQMVRYAIPGFTNNWLVLIKTTALVSLIGLHEMTYLAKQASSATREPFTFFLFAAALFLVYTSVSLWALRWVDRRFSLGVKRGTV, from the coding sequence TTGTCCGGCTACTACCTGCTGATCCTGCAGGGCGCCCTCCTCACGGTGGGCGTCTCGCTGGCCTCCCTCGCGGTGGCCATCGTGCTGGGCCTGGCGGGCGCGGCAGCCAAGCTCTCGGGCCGCCCGCCCTTCGTGGTGCTGGCCACGGTCTACACCACCGTGGTGCGCGGCGTACCCGAACTGGTGCTCATGCTGCTGATCTTCTACGGCGGCACCATCGGCCTGAACCACCTGCTCGCGGCCTTCGGCAGCCAGCGCTCGGTCGACATCAATCCCTTTCTCGCCGGGGTGCTCACCATCGGCTTCATCTACGGCGCCTACATGACGGAGACCTTCCGCGGCGCCATCCTCGCCATTCCGCGCGGGCAGATGGAAGCCGCCTGGGCCTTCGGCATGGGGCCGCTGCGCACCTTCCTGCGCATCACGCTGCCGCAGATGGTGCGCTACGCCATTCCCGGCTTCACCAACAACTGGCTGGTGCTGATCAAGACCACGGCGCTCGTGAGCCTGATCGGCCTGCACGAAATGACCTACCTGGCCAAGCAGGCCAGCTCGGCCACGCGCGAACCGTTCACCTTCTTCCTGTTCGCCGCCGCGCTGTTCCTGGTCTACACCTCGGTGTCGCTGTGGGCACTGCGCTGGGTCGACCGCCGCTTCAGCCTCGGCGTCAAGCGCGGCACCGTCTGA
- a CDS encoding ABC transporter substrate-binding protein, with amino-acid sequence MKQLLITTTLIAAAALVACGKKEEAAPAPAPAPAAAAPAPAAELPELKVAIDPTYEPFTFKTPDGKPTGFDVDIAEAICNEIKRKCTYVEQVWDSMIPGLQAKKYDVIVSSMTITDERLQVVDFSDKYYFTPSRIVVKKETPYTDNASLKGKKIGVLKGSTQEKYALGELKTVGANIVPYEAQDQVYLDIKSGRLDGTVADQVEVNGGFLSKPEGAGYGFVGPVLDDPKYFGTGVGVAMRKGETELKTAVNNAIKTIRSNGVYDTVAKKYFDFDVYGK; translated from the coding sequence ATGAAACAGCTCCTGATCACCACCACCCTGATCGCCGCCGCCGCCCTGGTGGCCTGCGGCAAGAAGGAAGAAGCCGCTCCGGCGCCTGCGCCCGCCCCGGCCGCCGCCGCCCCTGCCCCGGCCGCCGAACTGCCCGAGCTCAAGGTCGCGATCGACCCCACCTACGAGCCCTTCACCTTCAAGACCCCCGACGGCAAGCCCACCGGCTTCGACGTGGACATCGCCGAAGCCATCTGCAACGAGATCAAGCGCAAGTGCACCTACGTCGAACAGGTGTGGGACAGCATGATCCCCGGCCTGCAAGCCAAGAAGTACGACGTGATCGTCAGCTCCATGACCATCACCGACGAGCGCCTGCAGGTGGTCGACTTCAGCGACAAGTACTACTTCACGCCCAGCCGCATCGTCGTGAAGAAGGAAACCCCCTACACCGACAACGCCTCCCTCAAGGGCAAGAAGATCGGCGTGCTCAAGGGCAGCACGCAAGAGAAGTACGCGCTGGGTGAGCTCAAGACCGTGGGCGCGAACATCGTGCCCTACGAGGCCCAGGACCAGGTCTACCTCGACATCAAGTCGGGCCGCCTCGACGGCACCGTGGCCGACCAGGTCGAGGTCAACGGCGGCTTCCTGAGCAAGCCCGAAGGCGCCGGCTACGGCTTCGTGGGCCCGGTGCTCGACGATCCCAAGTACTTCGGCACCGGCGTGGGCGTGGCCATGCGCAAGGGCGAAACCGAGCTCAAGACCGCGGTCAACAACGCCATCAAGACCATCCGCTCCAACGGCGTCTACGACACCGTCGCCAAGAAGTACTTCGACTTCGACGTGTACGGCAAGTAA
- the modA gene encoding molybdate ABC transporter substrate-binding protein — protein MRVPLIRGLSLVFGAGLALGVQAADLTVSAAASLSNALRDIAPLFEAANPGTRVQYNFAASGVLLQQMAKGAPVDVFASADQDTMDQAQARGLVRASQRRDFVSNRLVVIVPANSPRTPASLADLAQPGYARIAIGLPASVPVGRYTKGVLEAAGQWRAIEARMVGATNVRQALDYVQRAEVDAGFVYATDAALMPDKVRVAFTVPTAKPILYPVAPLTAGPNAAMGERFVAFLLTPAAQAVLARHGFGKP, from the coding sequence ATGCGCGTGCCCCTGATCCGCGGCCTTTCTCTCGTGTTCGGCGCCGGCCTGGCCCTGGGGGTGCAGGCCGCCGACCTCACGGTGTCGGCCGCCGCCAGCCTCAGCAACGCCTTGCGCGACATCGCGCCGCTGTTCGAGGCCGCGAACCCCGGCACCCGGGTGCAATACAACTTCGCGGCTTCGGGCGTGCTGCTGCAGCAGATGGCCAAGGGCGCGCCGGTCGACGTGTTCGCAAGCGCCGACCAGGACACCATGGACCAGGCCCAGGCGCGGGGGCTCGTGCGGGCCTCGCAGCGGCGCGACTTCGTGTCCAACCGCCTCGTGGTGATCGTGCCCGCCAACAGCCCGCGCACGCCGGCGTCGCTGGCCGATCTGGCCCAGCCCGGCTACGCGCGCATCGCCATCGGCCTGCCGGCCAGCGTGCCCGTGGGCCGCTACACCAAGGGCGTGCTCGAAGCGGCAGGGCAGTGGAGGGCGATCGAAGCCCGCATGGTGGGCGCCACCAACGTGCGCCAGGCGCTCGATTACGTTCAACGCGCCGAGGTCGACGCGGGCTTTGTCTACGCCACCGACGCGGCGCTGATGCCCGACAAGGTGCGCGTGGCCTTCACGGTGCCCACGGCCAAGCCCATCCTGTACCCGGTGGCGCCGCTCACGGCCGGCCCGAACGCGGCCATGGGCGAGCGCTTCGTGGCGTTCCTGCTCACGCCCGCGGCGCAGGCCGTGCTGGCGCGCCACGGCTTCGGCAAGCCCTGA
- the modB gene encoding molybdate ABC transporter permease subunit: protein MTEAWTPLALTLQVAGWATAINLVLGTAVGFALARGRFPGRDVLDAALTLPMVMPPTVLGYYLLVVIGTQGVLGAWLLQHFGIRLIFTAEAAIIAATIVSFPLVFKAARAAFETVDPQLEDAARTLGVGEGALFFRVTLPLAWRGILAGLLLAFARALGEFGATLMVAGSIVGKTQTLSIAVYEAVQAGQDHTANFLVAVTSLTCMAVLLAAGRLAPGRVASRG, encoded by the coding sequence GTGACCGAGGCCTGGACGCCGCTCGCCCTCACCCTGCAGGTGGCGGGCTGGGCCACGGCCATCAACCTGGTGCTGGGCACAGCCGTGGGCTTCGCGCTCGCGCGCGGCCGCTTCCCGGGGCGCGACGTGCTCGACGCCGCGCTCACCCTGCCCATGGTGATGCCGCCCACGGTGCTGGGTTATTACCTGCTGGTGGTCATCGGCACGCAAGGCGTGCTGGGCGCGTGGCTGCTGCAGCACTTCGGCATCCGCCTCATCTTCACCGCAGAGGCGGCCATCATCGCGGCCACCATCGTGTCGTTTCCGCTGGTGTTCAAGGCCGCGCGCGCGGCCTTTGAAACCGTGGACCCGCAACTCGAGGACGCCGCGCGCACGCTCGGGGTGGGCGAGGGGGCGTTGTTCTTCCGGGTCACGCTGCCCCTGGCGTGGCGCGGCATTCTGGCGGGCCTGCTGCTGGCGTTCGCGCGCGCGCTCGGCGAGTTCGGCGCCACGCTCATGGTGGCGGGCAGCATCGTGGGCAAGACGCAGACGCTGTCGATCGCGGTCTACGAGGCGGTGCAGGCCGGCCAGGACCACACCGCCAACTTCCTCGTGGCCGTCACGTCCCTCACCTGCATGGCGGTGCTGCTCGCGGCGGGGCGGCTCGCGCCGGGCCGTGTGGCGAGCCGGGGCTGA
- a CDS encoding ATP-binding cassette domain-containing protein has protein sequence MAPVNAAPQPVWDIALRKRLRQGDSVFQIDLAFLSHARRVVLFGPSGAGKTQTLRLVAGIAAPDAGRVAVAGRTLFDSAQGLNLSPQQRRLAYMFQDYALFPHLTVRQNLAFALSRGLRNPPRGVRSDAVDHWIDRFDLGGVAGHYPHQISGGQRQRTALARALVSQPAALLLDEPFAALDKGLRERLRDELKALQTTLQLPMLVITHDDDDVRALAEDVVCLDAGRVAAPAR, from the coding sequence ATGGCACCCGTCAACGCCGCGCCTCAACCGGTCTGGGACATCGCACTGCGCAAGCGTTTGCGGCAGGGCGATTCGGTGTTCCAGATCGACCTCGCGTTTCTCTCGCACGCCCGGCGTGTGGTGCTGTTCGGCCCGTCGGGTGCGGGCAAGACGCAGACGCTGCGTCTGGTCGCGGGCATCGCGGCGCCCGACGCGGGCCGCGTGGCGGTGGCCGGGCGCACGCTGTTCGACAGCGCGCAGGGCCTGAACCTGAGCCCGCAGCAGCGCCGGCTGGCCTACATGTTCCAGGACTACGCGCTGTTCCCGCACCTCACGGTGCGCCAGAACCTGGCCTTCGCGCTGAGCCGCGGCCTGCGCAACCCGCCGCGTGGCGTGCGCAGCGATGCGGTGGACCACTGGATCGACCGCTTCGACCTGGGCGGCGTGGCCGGCCATTACCCGCACCAGATCTCGGGCGGCCAGCGCCAGCGCACGGCGCTGGCGCGCGCGCTGGTGTCGCAGCCCGCCGCGCTGCTGCTCGACGAGCCCTTCGCCGCGCTCGACAAAGGTCTGCGCGAGCGCCTGCGCGACGAGCTCAAGGCGCTGCAGACGACGCTGCAACTGCCCATGCTCGTGATCACGCACGACGACGATGACGTGCGCGCGCTGGCCGAAGACGTGGTGTGCCTCGACGCGGGCCGCGTGGCGGCACCGGCGCGCTGA
- a CDS encoding TOBE domain-containing protein — MATKKNRGKQRLQVHGALWLSMDGANVAGQGRIALLRAVAKHGSITQAAKAFGMSYKAAWDAIDTMNQRSRTPVVERVTGGRGGGSTLLTAYGQRLVERYAQVQAVHQRFLQLLEQDAMDLEQPFSMLKVLNMKTSARNQWLGEVTAVHSGAVNDEVELRLPGGQRLSAMVTRDSTGALGLKPQLPVIALVKSSAVLLAVDLETARVSAGNRLAGTVVRVTPGAVNAEVIVRTPDAAGVDGALEVVAVVPQTAVAELGLKPGAAVTALVKASDVVLAVVS; from the coding sequence ATGGCGACGAAAAAAAACCGGGGCAAGCAGCGGCTGCAGGTGCACGGCGCGTTGTGGCTGTCCATGGACGGGGCGAACGTGGCGGGGCAGGGCCGCATCGCGCTGCTGCGCGCGGTGGCCAAGCACGGCTCCATCACGCAGGCCGCCAAAGCCTTCGGCATGAGCTACAAGGCCGCCTGGGACGCCATCGACACCATGAACCAGCGCTCGCGCACACCCGTGGTCGAGCGCGTGACGGGCGGGCGCGGCGGCGGCTCCACGCTGCTCACGGCCTATGGCCAGCGTCTGGTGGAGCGCTACGCCCAGGTGCAAGCGGTGCACCAGCGATTCCTGCAGCTGCTCGAACAGGACGCGATGGACCTGGAGCAGCCGTTCTCGATGTTGAAGGTGTTGAACATGAAAACCAGTGCGCGCAACCAGTGGCTGGGCGAGGTCACGGCCGTGCACAGCGGTGCGGTCAACGACGAGGTGGAACTGCGCCTGCCGGGTGGCCAGCGCCTGTCGGCCATGGTCACGCGCGACAGCACCGGGGCGCTGGGCCTGAAGCCGCAGCTGCCGGTGATCGCGCTCGTGAAGTCGTCGGCCGTGTTGCTGGCGGTTGACCTGGAAACCGCGCGGGTGTCGGCCGGCAACCGCCTGGCCGGCACGGTGGTGCGGGTGACGCCGGGCGCGGTGAACGCCGAGGTCATCGTGCGCACGCCGGATGCGGCTGGCGTGGACGGGGCGCTCGAGGTGGTGGCCGTGGTGCCGCAGACGGCGGTGGCGGAACTTGGCCTCAAGCCGGGCGCGGCCGTCACGGCGCTGGTGAAGGCGTCGGACGTGGTGCTGGCGGTGGTGAGCTGA